In Pelecanus crispus isolate bPelCri1 chromosome 16, bPelCri1.pri, whole genome shotgun sequence, the following proteins share a genomic window:
- the LOC104035720 gene encoding terminal nucleotidyltransferase 5B translates to MAAAGPAPAASEQRGGRFSVLTWEQVQRLDQILGEAVPIHGRGNFPTLSVRPRTIVQVVRSRLEKKGIAVHNVRLNGSAASHVLHQDSGLGYKDLDLIFGVDLKTEDVFQLVKDVVMDCLLDFLPEGVNKDKITPMTLKEAYVQKLVKVCNETDRWSLISLSNNSGKNVELKFVDSLRRQFEFSVDSFQIILDSLLLFGECSENPMAENFHPTVTGESMYGDFEEAMDHLRNRVIATRNPEEIRGGGLLKYCNLLVRGFKPKSEVDMKALQRYMCSRFFIDFSDIGEQQRKLECYLQSHFVGMESKRYDYLMTLHRVVNESTVCLMGHERRQTLNLIAMLAVRVLAEQNIIPTVTNVTCYYQPAPYVSEINFNYYVTHVQPFLPCNQSYPTWLPCN, encoded by the exons atggcggcggcggggcccgctcCGGCCGCTTCGGAGCAGCGCGGAGGCCGCTTCAGCGTCCTGACGTGGGAGCAGGTGCAGCGGCTGGACCAGATCCTGGGCGAGGCCGTGCCCATCCACGGCCGCGGGAACTTCCCCACGCTCTCGGTGCGGCCCCGCACCATCGTCCAG GTTGTCCGTAGTCgcctggagaagaaaggaatcGCAGTCCATAACGTAAGGTTGAATGGGTCGGCAGCTAGTCACGTCCTACATCAAGACAGTGGCTTGGGGTACAAAGACCTAGATCTCATCTTCGGTGTAGATCTCAAGACCGAAGATGTCTTCCAGCTTGTTAAAGATGTGGTCATGGACTGCCTTCTTGACTTCCTCCCAGAAGGTGTCAACAAAGACAAGATCACCCCCATGACTCTGAAGGAGGCGTACGTGCAGAAGCTCGTGAAGGTATGCAATGAAACCGACCGCTGGAGCCTCATATCGCTCTCCAACAACAGCGGGAAGAACGTGGAACTCAAATTTGTGGACTCTCTCAGGCGGCAGTTCGAGTTCAGCGTGGACTCCTTCCAGATCATCCTGGATTCGCTTCTGCTGTTTGGGGAGTGTTCAGAGAACCCCATGGCTGAGAACTTCCACCCCACGGTCACTGGGGAGAGCATGTACGGGGACTTTGAGGAGGCAATGGACCATCTCCGGAACAGGGTCATCGCCACAAGGAACCCGGAGGAGATCAGAGGTGGGGGGCTTCTGAAATACTGCAACCTCTTGGTGAGGGGGTTTAAGCCCAAATCGGAAGTGGATATGAAGGCACTACAGAGATACATGTGCTCCAGGTTTTTCATAGACTTCTCTGACATCGGCgagcagcagaggaagctgGAGTGCTACCTCCAGAGCCACTTTGTTGGGATGGAGAGCAAAAGATATGACTATTTGATGACCCTCCACAGGGTGGTCAATGAGAGCACAGTCTGCCTTATGGGACACGAAAGGAGGCAGACCCTGAACCTCATTGCCATGCTGGCCGTGAGAGTCCTGGCTGAGCAGAACATCATCCCCACGGTCACAAACGTTACCTGCTACTACCAGCCAGCTCCTTATGTCAGTGAAATAAACTTCAACTACTACGTCACCCACGTGCAGCCCTTCCTGCCTTGCAATCAGTCTTACCCGACGTGGCTTCCCTGTAACTGA